In Vigna angularis cultivar LongXiaoDou No.4 chromosome 8, ASM1680809v1, whole genome shotgun sequence, the DNA window GATGGTCACATGTGCAGGCAAGTTcagtacatttttaattaaactggTGCAAATGTGAAAGAGCATAAAGCAAAAAGATGGAGAAAATTTTGAACAAAAGAAAAGTTCCATTTCAGCCATCAACATGTCTAAGGCATTtgaattttaacttttacaagCACTCTTGCTTACTGTGGCTCACCTATAGTCATTTTAATGGTTCAGGCTGATGGTAACTATAATGCAAGACTTGGCACAACCATTCTAGGTACAAACTTCTGctttcttaatttgtttatgAAGAAAACTGATTTACAGTTTTGGTAGGTACTTTTGGTGATGTTCTTCagttaaacatataaaattgaagttttaaCTTATTAATCTGTGTTGATCTTAATGAAAACTTCCATTTTGAAAATTACAGAGGTAAACTCTAATCTGGATTAGAAAACAATGCCAAAAGTGTTTAAAGAACTGTGTCCTATAAACACCATTTCAGTTGTgacctttttccttttctcctttGTGATAATGATCATTTAGGGGAAGCTGTAACTGTTGAAGATGAGGTGGTAGTGTTCAACTGCATTGTTCTTCCCAACAAAACTCTTAATGTCAGTGTGCAAGAAGAAATCATCTTGTAATCTGAAGAAGGGAGTTTTACATCCTAAAAAGAGGCTTGGAGCATTTTGGTTTTACCATTTCTTTCTCTAATTTGTTTGATCTAGGAATGCAAGTTAAGTTTAGATACAACATACAAGAAGAGTAAGGAATTTTGGCTTAATTATGGAGTTATGTacattacaatatttttttccctTGCTTATTTTATGTACACAAATGGACCAATGTGTAAATCACACTGTTACATCAATCCATCACTAAACTTTACATCATAAACTTAAACGTTACAGTTAGATCATGACTCCAACAGATATTACATGTTTGACTTAAACTTTACAAAGTTTGGATTGaacttaagtttataaaaacTACTGATGTTGTTTCTATAAAATTGAGGTTTTAAGTGAAAGTTTGGATTGAACTTAAGTTTGTAAAAACTACTGATGTTGTTTCTATAAAATTgaggttttaaaaaattttgatGCACTTTCGTAAGTTTCCTCTTAGACCCTCAGAGAGATCTATTGTCTTTTCTGAATTATACtaggttatttttttatttttagattatgaaatccaataaaaaaaatttcttaaaaaagacTTTCTAATTGTATGTACAAAACAGTCAAAAATGACTTTCAAATTATGAAATTCAGAAATTAAGTAATTTTCAGATTATACAATTtcgaaattatttttaattttcgaattatataacttaaaaGCTATTGACTTTTGAATTATGCaagtcatttttaatttctgGATTATAcactctaaaataataaaatggaaTGTTTTTTTGAATGGGGATACAGGAAGAAACTTGCACTTGTAAAATGTAGAAAAGAATCTCCTGATACTACATGATAATTGCTTCTTGTACACCCGTATTTTCTTTTGTGCACCATTTTGTAGTGTGATgacaaaaatgatttatttttcaaatagtCAAATTTTCTAGGAAACTATTTCTGAAATGTTATTAAAAAGCTTTCAAGCTACGCGTTTGGGAAATATTCGGAAAAATCTGTACTATTATTGCGAAAATAATTAATGACATAGTTACACCTCTTTTTTGCATACAATATTTATTACGAGGAATTGGTTGTGTTATTGATTTTGTGaaatttgatttagaaaaatTGATCAAAGCTATGGTGCAAAGACTAGCTAGAGTATAATCTGATATTACGTGTTTGAATGAGTCttgattatttgtatttaatttgcaATGTCGACGTCAATTGGACAGCTATGAGTATGGGTATTATGTAATGAAATACATGCATATCATTATTTGTACAAACATTACTGAATCATGAAATAAggtattaaaaaactaattaaatatttatctaactattcattacaatattgttttaactccATTATTTTACTTGTAGATCTTTAATGATTCATCTCCATGAAAGCTGCAGACATTGAAAACATTAGAAAGAACTAAGCTTctattattttaagtgttagtagaaacttGGCTACAATTCAATAATGTATGTACATTAATGGAACatttggatttaatatatagtttcatgtataaatgatgtattaaatattattaaacaatttaatgtttgaaatgaattctatTTAGCTGAATTGAATTTGTTCATTTGAagctatattgattataaattgattccATCATATGATAATATAGAAATATGATTATAAATTCATTGAATGTCAATtgtaataatcaaatttaaaaaaacatatattatgacgTACTAAACAATGTACGTCATAATACGTTGATTCTGAAAACCATTTCTTATGATAGGTAAAAATTATACGTCATAATACATTCAATATGTTATGATTGGTAAAAATATCTACATCATAATACACCACATATTATACCAGGTAAACACAACTACGTCATAATACGTTTCGCAATATTATGAGtgataaatgaaaatttgtcataataaattatgcatATTATGACTGGTTACAGAAATTATCTCATAATATGTTCAAACTATGATGTAATTTTCTGTTACGTCATAAAATGCATAGATCTACTATAACGCCTAGAAGTATGTTACTGGTTTACCTGTCAATAGGTTATTTTTACCCGTTATAGAAATATTTGcattaacttttctttttaaatgaaatatttagatattgtttattttttatagtatttttatcatcttttaatttaattataaacaattatttttacaaaactttattatcgtattatatgattttatacaCGAATGATTTGGGaattaaataatacttattaATCTGTTAATTGTTAATaccatataaataattaatattttaagatttttaacaCGAACAAATATTCCACACATTTTATATATGCTCTTTTAAGGTTAAATAAGTTATAAGTTTCTTATAtactatcatttttttttagcacctagtaaatttttttttcaaattaagtatctaatttttatttttttttatcaacaaaaaacatattaatactAGGGTACGTGGGGTTCTTTAACCCTTTTACAAGACTACttacaaaactttaaaaaaatatatacagataaaaaaacaaatcaaaagatTCTAAATGTTATTCTAATTAAGCTTTCACATCTTTTTACTTGTGTCTCTACCATATGTCTCTTCCCTTTCCTTGCCTCCTTTGGTGTTTTGTTGGTGCAACTTCATATTGATTGTCTCACTCCAGCATGTTATTTGTATATTCATTCTCATCTCAATCAACATTAATTCacaaaaattgtaattttagcACTTTCATTATTCTATTTAGCCTTCTTCAAAGGTCTCAAAAGTGCTTGTAAAGAGCTTAAAGTACAAAGGCACTTTCTCTGGGACTCGGGGACTAAGGATAGAAAAATAGCTTAGATTGAAAATTCTATGCAAATCAAAGGAAGATGGGGGACTAAGGATAGAAAAATAGCTTGGATTAAATGGAAATGGAAACTTTTAAATAGagtaaataatggtaaaattgaATCCTAATGGCAAAGAGATTTATGTATGGTAAGTGGATGCAACCAGCAAGGTAATTGGTTTGAggtgataaatttttttatttatttttttgtttactttcaaaaaatatttatcaaaaagtTAATTCTTTCATTTCTCAAAAAATTTGGATCCaacatatttatcattttttatattatcaattaataaaaactgTGACCTATAAATTTAGGGATTAATGTTTATTTCTTTAACAAAACAATTTTCTGGTAATAATTAATTAGGAAACATTTTTTACATTTGTGTATTCCAattgtgaatgtttttgtttggttgtgTTGGTGGATTACGTATAAGAATGTTGTTTATGTTTTGTAACCGGAATGTTACCGTGTCTTGTGGGATGGtattatctaatttttattttttttagtttgtttgttattttaatacAGCATCTCTCAAATCGTCAAAATCAGTTTACTTCAATTAGTTGAACAGAATGAATGAGTTGTTATAAACTTCTTGTGTTTATTACTCTGATAAAAGATTTCAAGAATGACAAAGGTAAACCTATCATTTCCATGTATGACCATATGAAAAACCATCACAAAACTCAATACCATTGTCATAATCAAACATGAGAAATTATGCCTTttgccttatttttttttaccaaaatataCCAAGAAACCAAACTCAATACCAATGTCataaaatactaattaagaACACCAAAATTAAAACCGTAAAAAACATTATAGTATACCTTACCATAATTGTTAATGCAATGTACATTCAATAAAAACTTTCTATTATTGATTCCATGACCAACACCAGATAACAAAACCTGACAAGCAAGTACTCagtgaacttttgaaatttGTCCTTAATGGTTATTTCATCCTTTTTCCAgattagattattttaatagtGGTGAAGGATAACAACTATGATTTTGCAAAATGTTGAGCTCAAGTCAAAAAAAGATTACACTCTCCCTAGCACAGAGGTATAAATCTGTACATGTACCTAGTCTGTTAGAGACATGTTATACAATAACATACGTGGACAAAGCAAAACTCATCTTTCAGGTCCATGAAAAAGGTAAACAAATGCTACGGCAAAGCACAAAACAGACAAGGAGCCGCAGATGCTACAATATCTCATTCATGTTATCATAACAGCACTCAACAAAAGTCCACTGTCAAGCTTCCTCAACCAATGCAGCTCCTTTTTGCTTGGACATTCTCTTACCTGCACCAGTGAGAAAGCAGTCCAACCCTATCATCAATGGGGCAGTGCAGTTAAAAAATTCAGCAAAAAATTCATCTTAAATGAGTCCAAGAATTCCCTGTGGTTCAGCTTAAACCAGAAGCAGCCACTCAGTAATGAGTACTCTATTGTGGCCTCAATTCCAACTTGTAAGCTTGTATTTCCATTGGAGATATGGCCACATGCCCCTCTTGTGCAAGATCTCCAAATTGCTCTGAGAATCCCATCACTTCAGGGTCTTCATGCAAGAGATTCAAGGAAGTTGCTTTGGCTTTTGAGACTGTAAGATCCTTGAACATGCTGAACAGATTCACAGTCACATTACCCAGATTAGTGCATTGTGATCTTCCCTTCCGACAGTATGAAGAATCCCAATGTCGTCTGTGCAAAATTAGAGCGAATCTAGGACCTTCAAGTGGTAGCTGCAAAAATTTTAAAGGCTTGGGAACCTTAAAGTTCACTATGTGCAAGTCACACGGCAAGGGAGCAGCAAGAGGAGAAAATGATCTAGGTGGTGGCTTCGCAGACTTGTCCTGTGGTTTCTTGGAAATGAATGTATGTAATGGATAGTTCAAATGAGAACCAACACAGTGAGATAAAAGAGAAGGGCTGTAAGGGAATGGGGTGGAAGCCAAATTTGATGTGGCAGAAACATTGTTTTCCATGGTTAGATGGAAGACAACATTCATCACACGGTTATCCATCACTCCTTGTCCGAGACCCCGACCATCATCTCTTACCAACCGACGATCAAGCATTATCTCTAGCCATCCGCTTTTAAGGCTTGCCACACCTAATGATTGCCGGGAATGGACGGAAAACCGATGACCATTTGACCCCTGTATGAATGCAAGAGAGGGCAGAGGGTAGTAATTGCCTTGCAGAGGAATCTTGTCGTAGGTTTCTCTTCGGCTCATTTGAAATCCATTTAGATCTGAATAAAAAATCTTCTTGTTATCAATATCTGTTTTATATCTAACTATCAATTCCTTATCATTGAATTCATGGCCAAGGAGCTCAACATGATATTCCTTTTCAATGACAAACCCTTGGACTGTACTCTCTCCACTGTATATTCGGGTGCTATGAGAAATGGGAGCTTTCTCCCAAGTTGTCCTAGGATAAGAGTATACTTCCTGCATCAAAGGGCCTTCTGAGACCAGCAATTTCCCACCTTCTTCAATAATTGGCTGGGCATCACCATTGGGCTTGAACAAGTATGCCCCACCAGAACTAGAATACAAACCAATTTCCTCTCTTACAGTATTTGGGGAATTATTTTTTGAGATTATCTTCTGTAACAAACCGTACTTTACATCAAAAGTTAGTTTATGATTCTGATTCTCAATTTCAACCTCATCAGCCTCTATTTTCACACAAGAATAGGGTTTAGGACAGGCAATTGAGTTAGACTTAGAGAAGATTTTCAACTTTGCAGGCTTGGCCTTTTCACACTCATCAAAACCATTGGAAATATAATAAGTTTCCAATCCCAAAGCAGGAACAGAAACTTCCCAGTAAAGTCGATGTTTCCCAGTAAAGATCTTACTATTATGATGCTGCAGCTCTGGCAAAATTTGGCTCTGAACACAACTCCAGTTAGAGTCAACAACAGTAACATCAGGACTGTCAACAACTAGCATCACAACTTCTTCGCTAGTTTGCTCCAAAGGATTAAAAAAAACCACTGATTGGTAAGAACTCTCATGAACACCAATCACTTTATGCAATGGCTGAGCATCATATTTAGATCTGATTATTGCTGGCTCAAACTGGGAAGGACTGTGATCTAATTTATCGTAGCGGATTCCAAGAAGAGCCTCAACTGCCTTGGACATAAAAATCTGCAAGTCCAGTAAAGAAGTATGCATGCGCATTCCATAGTCCATAACCACGTGATCTTTTGCAGTACCAGTTACACCGTCATGATGCTGAAAAAGAGCCAAGTTCCTTCTAGCAGCTGTCAACTTATAGGAAAACCCCATGGCAAACTTTTCACAATGTGATCTCCGACAGCAGCTAAGTATTAGAGCTACCATCATTTCAGTGGCACGAAGTGTCTGTTCTAGTACCCTATCAACAGCCTTGAAGAAGGGTCGTGAAACATAATAACCGCTCCAATAGTCTTGTTGCCGATCAGAATAAGTGAAAAAGTCACCTGATAGAGAAGGAAAACCTTCAACCAGTCCAGATCCTATTTCACCAGGAAATGAGTAATTTATTCTCTCTGCTTCTTCACGCAGCGTTACAAAGTAGTCCTCCAAAGTACCAAACTTTGCCTCTGCGTTCAAACTGGGGTTTGAATTGATATAATCAAACAACATTTGGTAATTTCTGAATTGTGCTTCTGCTTCTTCGATATTAATATACCGAAAATCATCTCCAAGAGGAACAAGAAGTGTATTGGTTCGGTACAAAGTTGACTTTTTCCTGTATTGATCCAGCAATTTAAGAGCTCTTTCCTGAACATTTTCCTGAGTGGTCTCCACAGGATATTGCCCCCATGGACATTGTTCATAAACAAAACCCTGCATGCGTGCAAAATCAAACTGACAACAAACAGCAGGTTCTGGGCCACATGTATGAGGTATATCATATGAATAAAAGGGCATCATGTGGACAAATATATCAGTGGTTTCATCTGTGTCCCAGCTTTGACGCCATATGTATTCTAAATTTTTATGCCATGCAAGCTCCTTCTTCACCTCATAATGAGTTCTCTGTATAAGCATATTGTCAAAACCCATGCGACGGAGAAGATATGCCATGGTAGACGAGTAGCCAAATGGATCTATAGCCCAAGAATTTTTTGGAACAAAACCAATGGTGTCGTTCAACCACATATTCCCCTCTGTTACCTGTTACACAATAGTCTAAAGATTAAGGACACACAAAATACACCCTAAAGCAAAAAGATCATAGTTTGATATGCATATGAAATCACAAACACATGGACAAGCTGAAACAAGGAAACATAATTTTCTCTTCTAATGAATGAATACCATGTTGCCCAAACTTGAGAATGCAGTCCAATAATAATGAGTTTAGGAGTATTAAGAAAAGGAATGCTCACTAGAAATTTATAGTATACAAAGTACCCTAGGCTTTATGtgttattgaaatttatttgacATCACTGTTTACAAGCTCTAACTTGATGCTTGAGATagcaattataataataaactaaattcataaaatacaGCTCATACAACAGAATATTGCACGTAAAATAAACATGTTGGTTTATATATGTGTGTCTGAGAGTGTATGTATATGAGATGCTTTTGCATCAATCTACATAAGCACATTATAAGACCTGATTAAGTTACCTACAAAATGAGAAAAACAatggttttaaattttgacCACCACTAATTATAGGTACATGATAAAATGCATTccaacaaactaactaaaagttctagttttaaaataataactaataaaaagtTGTAGAAATAGACAAAACTTTCAGCATACCTGTTCAATTATAGCAAAATAATGGGAATTGGCCTGCAGGAATGAGAAAACCGTTAAAAAGTCAATTTTCCACAAGCAATAAAATCACCTGTAATCATATTTGTTTACAGGAATTTTCATTTGGACATTCCATAGACCTGCATGTCCCTAGAGCATAAACTTCATTAAAAAGAGAGCAAACTTGAAGGTCCTAAAATTCTAAAAGcttaaacaacaaaacaatatgatgaaaagaaaaacatcacAAAACCTACCTTCCACAAATTCTCATGTCATAATAATTACCTCACCAGGAATGAAGTATCAACATATGCATACGTGCTATTAACAGTAAACAGGAAAAGTGTCAAAATCAACATAATATTACCTCATCATTCATCACCCAGCCGCCTCCAACAATTTCTAACTGTCCATTTTTCACCAAATTGATGAAGGATTCCTTCATCTCATCAGATGCATCCCTCCACCATCTCTCTAAGTACGACATTTCCTCCCATATGAACTTCCGGCGAGAATCCTACATACCCCGATCATCCAGTCAATATTATAGCAGAACTTTCTCCTAAACACAAGAATAGAATAAAAGGAGCTACCTATGGAACTGACAGATTTATCAGCCCCATTTCGTTGAGGCTTATATTTTCCTGCTCTACATCCTAACATGCAAatgttatcaaattaaaaaataaaaacagtacTTTCAATGTCTACCACTTTTGTTATCACATGCACAACCAGTGCGTAATCCACTGTTTCAAAGCAGCAAGTTAACTACTTCAATCCAGCAACACAAATTTACTCAACTACTCTGTTGTTCATTCAAGTGGGGCACTTGTTAACTTAATCACCATAATCTAatcaaacatttaaataataacattataatatttaatttcaacacATACCATTTTAGTCGTAACATGCAGTGCCCTATCATTCATTCTAAGCTTTAAAGTGCTTAATTAAGTAGTTCAAACGTTCAACCAAGAAAAAATTGTACCATATAACCTCCCCCAGTTTCACTGACAACATAAGTCACAACCCACTAACACAAAATCTAATTGGTCATGGTAAATCACTCAACAAATAAACTAAAGCCATATCCACACGCACCTCACATCACTTCTCATGAACCAAAATCCAAACTTACTTAACCAACTGCAGACACCCACATAAAGTGTTAACAATCATGCTTTGTTAACGAAGAAGTTTTTATATCGCCAACTAATCAGAAATCATCCTTAATAtgactttcaaattcactctatCATGAAAGTCAACAGACTTGTCAAACATGACAATCTGTAATTGGATCATAATGCTATAAAGTGTCAACAAGCTTATTTCCACAGATACATAGACAATACACTCTACTATGAAAGTCAACAAACTTGTCATACACAAAATTTGTAATTGAACGACAATGTATACAGAGTTAACAAACCTATCATACATGGTGATCTAAGTTAAGTCGTCGACATAAGAACTCTTTACACTGTCAGTAAATAGCTTAACAAATCAATTAAGCCAGCTTGTAATTGAAAGACAGTGTATACGGGATCAATACTAATACTCTGAGTTTTAGTAAAATTTCTCTCCACAACCCTCCATTTTGTAACCCAACACAAACTCTCAAGGGTCTGTTTAAAAAAACGTTACACTTACACCTattgatatttgaaaaacaGTGTAACTTAATCAATCATTTACAATTCAGAAAATATAAACTCCAAAGCCCATAAAAAGCAAGGATGAGATATGACTTGACCTTGGTCAGTGTTTGCACAATGGTGTCAAGTATGTGTCTTGATTGCCTATCGTAGTACTCCTCCACAGTGAGCTTCCACCCAGGATCGTTATGCGAGTGGGGCACCACGAACACCTTCAGCTTCTCCGCGTCCCACTCGTTCCCCCGGTAAGTCACGCTCCACCCCTGCTTCCACGCGCCGCCGTCAACATCCAAAAACTCAATTTTATTGTACAGCGCCTTGGTGGTGATGTCAACAGCGCCGGCACCGGCGAGCGCGCTGGTGTTCAAGACGTTGGGAAGGGGCTTCCGCCCAAAGGGCTTCCGGGCTCGTGAAGAGCGCGTGCGGAAGTGCGTGGCGATGGGTTTGGGGACCCCGAATCGGAGGAGGATGAGGAGGAACAAGGAAAGTGAGATAACGAGGCCAATAGTGAAGAAATTGGAAAAGATGAAGTCTGTGAGCCAGGCGCGTCGTCTTCCCTTTCTGGGTACCTTGGATTTGG includes these proteins:
- the LOC108345656 gene encoding alpha-mannosidase 2, which gives rise to MPFSSRRTPWASSILPSSNPKSKVPRKGRRRAWLTDFIFSNFFTIGLVISLSLFLLILLRFGVPKPIATHFRTRSSRARKPFGRKPLPNVLNTSALAGAGAVDITTKALYNKIEFLDVDGGAWKQGWSVTYRGNEWDAEKLKVFVVPHSHNDPGWKLTVEEYYDRQSRHILDTIVQTLTKDSRRKFIWEEMSYLERWWRDASDEMKESFINLVKNGQLEIVGGGWVMNDEANSHYFAIIEQVTEGNMWLNDTIGFVPKNSWAIDPFGYSSTMAYLLRRMGFDNMLIQRTHYEVKKELAWHKNLEYIWRQSWDTDETTDIFVHMMPFYSYDIPHTCGPEPAVCCQFDFARMQGFVYEQCPWGQYPVETTQENVQERALKLLDQYRKKSTLYRTNTLLVPLGDDFRYINIEEAEAQFRNYQMLFDYINSNPSLNAEAKFGTLEDYFVTLREEAERINYSFPGEIGSGLVEGFPSLSGDFFTYSDRQQDYWSGYYVSRPFFKAVDRVLEQTLRATEMMVALILSCCRRSHCEKFAMGFSYKLTAARRNLALFQHHDGVTGTAKDHVVMDYGMRMHTSLLDLQIFMSKAVEALLGIRYDKLDHSPSQFEPAIIRSKYDAQPLHKVIGVHESSYQSVVFFNPLEQTSEEVVMLVVDSPDVTVVDSNWSCVQSQILPELQHHNSKIFTGKHRLYWEVSVPALGLETYYISNGFDECEKAKPAKLKIFSKSNSIACPKPYSCVKIEADEVEIENQNHKLTFDVKYGLLQKIISKNNSPNTVREEIGLYSSSGGAYLFKPNGDAQPIIEEGGKLLVSEGPLMQEVYSYPRTTWEKAPISHSTRIYSGESTVQGFVIEKEYHVELLGHEFNDKELIVRYKTDIDNKKIFYSDLNGFQMSRRETYDKIPLQGNYYPLPSLAFIQGSNGHRFSVHSRQSLGVASLKSGWLEIMLDRRLVRDDGRGLGQGVMDNRVMNVVFHLTMENNVSATSNLASTPFPYSPSLLSHCVGSHLNYPLHTFISKKPQDKSAKPPPRSFSPLAAPLPCDLHIVNFKVPKPLKFLQLPLEGPRFALILHRRHWDSSYCRKGRSQCTNLGNVTVNLFSMFKDLTVSKAKATSLNLLHEDPEVMGFSEQFGDLAQEGHVAISPMEIQAYKLELRPQ